From the Conger conger chromosome 13, fConCon1.1, whole genome shotgun sequence genome, the window ATGGTCATTAATTTGCATTATTCTGTTGCCACTAGATATCTTTTTCTTTCCAAATAAAATCAGTAATTGTTCTGTTGCATATATAAACCCCCAGCCTTTTTAAATATGGGTTAAATTCAGAGAGAATCTACCATTCTCTTAATGTATTTTtcctaaatgtattttatacatAATGCCATTTTCATGACCTTTTCTGTACAttgtgtgtactattgtttccATTTagtgccattttttattttctattccCAGTGTTGCATTGGAAAGGTACAgtttgttggaagatacactgTTTTGTGCAGTAATGTGTTAACAGCCAGCTATCTTCCTAAATCCAGGCAGCAAAGCCCTGCACTCACCAAACAGCCAGCCCATGGCGAGAaccttgaacacacacacaaagaacatACAGACCCCATTACAGGCATAGTAGTCCAGGAGCTGGAACACATACATccccccctggtggacagaatGGGAAATTACAAGATTAGATAttattggaaaaaaagaaggagAGATCGGAGTTCAGAGATTTGCTGCCAACATTAATATCAGGCATCACCTTCAGGGGTTGACTATGAGCACTAAAACTGGGTTAAACAAAGCAGAATAAATGGCAGTTTTCCATAACAACAGATTTTTTATTCTGAGCAGGTGAGAATTCAGAGACATTGAATAACACTGTCGAATATGGGACGGTCACATAGCCTCATATCTCTCTCCAGCTGTCTTCTCACCTGTGTGACCATCACCAGCTCCAAGACGAAGCAGGTGAggcagaagagcaggaggaagatcTCTCTGCGCCCAGACCTCCGTAGTACTTTGGGAAACAGGTCCGTCACCGATGTCATCACCACCTCCAAGCCCACAAACTGAACAACAGACATACAGCACAAGGATCAccagagagaggaaagggagatagagggaaaaGAGGATAAGTAACGGATGAGAGAGATTGACAAACAGTAATGCTTTCCTGCTTGTGAGAAACTATCCACAAATACATCTGTATTAGTGTAATTGCGAAGCAACACACTACTGTTATTTGAAATTAAAGTTTATTAGTGGACTAGCTGTAAGCTTATGTTATCTCCACTCTTTATTCTCCACAGTTTTTCAGCACTGAACTACTTGGGCATACTTTCCCCAAGAAACTTTAAACTATTCAAGTTTCTGAACAATGGTGTGCTATTTCTTTTcgtattgattgattgatgttttATACTTTTTGAATGATTTCAATGaatttcctgtcattgaaaTGAATGGTGGCAGTTTTTTTGGacatgttttttaaacatttttaaaacattttttaatctacatacatatattattcATCAAAATGTTCAGCATTTCACACtgattctcacaatgttaacaACTTTAGGTGTTAGTAACCAcgtagcaacaccctagcaaccacctaggaACATCTCAACaatcacctagcaacaccctagcaaccacctaacacaccctagcaaccgccttgcaacaccttagcaaccacctagcacaCTCTAGCAACCACTTATTAACACCTTAGCAACACCTCACCAactacctagcaacaccctagcaaccaccaagGAATACCATAGCAAACACCTTGAAATGTTGTCCAGGTTGCTTGGCAAGTGATCTCTGGTAACCCAGCATTATGCCTTGCAAGCAAAATCTAGAAGTAAACATGGCCACAGACATTAGTGGCAGCAGTATCACAGACTCAGCAGCCAGGAGTGGTGACCTGCAGCCAGGAAACTGATTACCTGAGTGTCCAGGCCCAACAGAATGATCATGATGAAGAAGCAGGTGGCCCACAGCTGAGGTAGGGGCATCATTGCTACCGCTTGGGGGTACGCAATGAATGCCAGACCAGGTCCTGGGAGCAGAGGAGAACATGGGAAACGAAGAGAGTAAAGAAAGTGTTGCTGTGATGCAGAGCACCTTCCGCAGATTACCTTTTTACATACTGTACGTTAATACAGATGTCAATTATAAATAGTCAGGGAGATGAGACTATTATCATGGGAGACTTCAATTACCCAAATATGAACTGGAATATGGTGACTAGAcagggaaaaacagaaaaaagtattttataaaTGACCTTTTTTGACACTGACAGAATTTGCGGTATAAAGATAATGGAACCACTTGGGACAAGTGATCATTCCACAATAAGGTTTGATGTACTTTGGCAAATTAAGAGGGACCAAGAAAGTCCCAGATGTTTCATTGTAGTTGTGCCAATTTTAAAAAGATGTGATAAAATTTAAGTAATGTACACTTGGAGCAAGTTCTTGATTGCAgaactgtgaatgaaaagtggggCAGGTTCAAAAGTGTTATACATGATGCCCAGTGTAAATTCATTCCAAAGGTGCAGAAAAGTATGTTGAAATAGCAGTCTCTGCAGTGGGTGAATAAAgctatatgtataaaaaggaataCTATAAAAAGGACAGTACTGGGAGTAATAAGGAagaatattgtaatatgcgtGCTAAGGTTAAAAAAGAACTAAGGTTAGTCAAaatgctgccttatttgtctttagtctcactatgagcacctggcgggcaagctgcacgttcacgcctgttttccgttctggttcctcagttgtggaatgacttgcctaccactgtcaggacagcagaatccttcCCCCTGTtttgacacagactaaaaacacaccttttcaaactgtaccttagtcctacctcctgattccccctgatttgcacttatgatgactgtatgtttagaacagcacttcatgtgtatttaacTAGTtttggatgtgttgctttaacttgtggaagaatctatgcacttgtaagtcgctttggattaaaagcatctgccaaatgactaaaatgtaaatgtaaatgtaatgaatatcGTATACAagattatattattgtgattattgtacttatttttaatgATCTTCTTGAGCTGTTGCTGTATGAGGAGAGGGGAGTTGGGAGAGATGGGGGGaagtgcaaatgttttttcagGATCAAAAGTATAATTGTATAGTTTAGtgagcaaaatgcagtattttacacatcattagacccataatataattacTTTTCCACGtatccttttggagtctccaaatgtcatttttagaAAATTGCCTAGACAAAAATAGATTTGAAGAAAtgatgcagaatgctcattttagGTGATATTTtcttcaaatttgaaaggggatttgtctaGTGTGCTTGGCTTGGCTCCATTctgtttctaagtgcaccagccacagcaacaataatcagtatccagtcaaaaacagaacatcttttcagtgagagaaAAAGCTTTCACTTCcactgtttgagcttctgtaactttgttttagtaatatctGGAGTAattgactcttggaaaacaaaccccaaagggtaaCCTTTCAGATACCAAGATTATGTCTGGAgtgaaaagggttcaagaatagtaaccattttatttgggtatgtcattttcaagcttgtgccAAGAAAAGTGGTGATACTTGAGGGGTTAAATCTTTATTTGGTTAATCTGATACCGTCTatataaaatgatgtgtgtacgtgtgtgaacaattttacaaggaacacttttggctgagccgtataagcctgcccggttcatagtctctcgttagcaacagcttccacaCCTCACTGTCACAGGGgagcaccattaccatgtcacttcatgctgaaatggattgtaTAAGTGGCACCTCGACTaccattttttcatgaaaacgGAGGGAATTAAACTttgcacacacagaacaaacatAAGTGATCTGGAAAAATGTTCTTTGTATTTGTCATGGGAGTTGCCACTGTTCGGAATCATTGGTGGCATAGGTGCTTTCTTCCTGCTGCAGCAAAACAGTATAAACAGATTGAGAGCTGAAACATGGATCTGTATTTTgagtgtgtataaatgggtgattGAGAGATATTAAGTGTAAAGTGCCGTGGATAAAAGCGATATACTCTCACtaaagtgagcactttattaggtatttattactttttttttttttacttctgctgtagactatccactTGTTATGATGAGTTATGATGtgctgtatgttcagagatgcttttctgcataccactgttgtaatatgtggttatttgcattactgtcttcctgtcagctggctATTCTCTTCTGACGTATAAGGCATTTgtatctgcagaactgctgctcaccagTTTTATTAtctttgcaaactccagagactagtgtgtgtgaaaatcccaggagatcagcagtttctgaaatactcaaaccaccctgtctgccagcaacaatcattccacagtcacttggatcacatttctccccattctgatggttgatgtgaacattagctgaagcttctgacctgcatctacatgtttgtatgcattgtactatCTCCACAGAAATGGCAGatgagataatcacatgaataagtaggtgtaataaagtaaaaatgttcctaataaagtgctctttgagtgtatgaatgcagtccatttcCCACAGTCGGCACTGTCACGGTCTGGATTCGAATCAAGGTCAtgaggctcatccatgcaccacagccttaaccaaattatatttttatatatttgtcatGTCCTCATCATTTGTTTTGACATACTATACCTGATTCTGTCACTTCCTCTATGGGGACACCCTGCTCATGTGCCATGAACCCCAGTACAGAAAAGACCGCAAATCCTGCCACCAGGCTGGTCCCGCTGTTCAGCAGACATAGCCATAAACTGTCCCTGTAGAAACACCACCAGGAGGCTAAACATTCTCTGACCAGCCCTCATTTCTTTGGCATGCATGATGTGTGTTGGTATCTGAGCATTACACTGGACATATTTATGGTTAGGAACCTGACCCTTAGTGTACTGTGGGTAAGCTTGGGCCTTACTTGTAGCAGTTGTTGTTATAAGTGTTGTAGCTACCCAGCACAGTCAGAGTACCCACTCCAAGACTGTAGGAGAAGAAGATCTGAGCTCCTGCCTCCATCCACacctgcagtgacatcacaaaccttGAACACATTGGGTGTTGCTTAACACAGAGGAAAGCATTTGTTCCCTGGCTGGGTGAAATTAGGAAAGAGACATTTTGCTGTGACAAGATGAAAAGGTGCAGAGCTGTTATGGAGTACTTACCTGTGGGTCTGCCAGGCGGGAGGGGTCAGGGTACAGGTAGAACTCCACCCCCTGCAGAGCTCCAGGTAGAGTTAGCCCTCGTATCAACAACACCAAAAGCATCAGATATGGGAATGTAGCTGTGAAATAAACTGCctggtggaagagagagagaaagagagagagaaatgctggTTCATTTCTATGGagaaatattataaataaattcataaaaaagtatgaaaaaataaatacaaaatgtcagTCTGGTTTATACTGGATGTCCATTTTTGATTTTGTTAAATTCAAGTTCTGCACCCCTCAGTAAATCGGGGACAGACCTTGCCTGTAGACTTCACTCCCTTCCAGATGCAGAAGTAGGAGATGACCCATATCATGATGAGACACAGGAGCAGCTCCCACCTCACACTGCCCACTTCCTCAATGCCCCCCGAGATCAGCAGCACACGTCtcctgggagggggagaggaggagggagagaaaataagCGAAATggaaagcagagagaaaaaagagaaatattcattttaacagcttAATTTACatctaaaatatttacatttattccaGTGTAGGAGCCATGATTCTCTGCATACCCCTTGCACCCTGGCCCAACCACGTACACAAATAATGAACATTTTCTCCACTTATGGATTCACTCTTATGGTTCAGAAGGAATTattgcacacacataaatgcaaaaAGGTGAAACTAGGCTAATGTGCTCCATCTCCACATACACTGAAAACTATGTCCTTACCCATCAcctgatttatttatcttaGCAGGCactattatccagagcaatttttacaatttacatacatttatacaactggatatttacagaagaAATGGTCTATCTCTTAGCAAAGATTTGAACCCACAATCTCTGGTTTCCCAGTTCTATAACCCTGAGTACTGTAGGAGGTGCAGCCCTACAGTAAGCCCTGCAGACTTACTCCCAAAACTCGGTGGCTGCAGAAGATGAGCTGTTGGGCTGTTGGGTCCAGTTTGCGGTGAGGTTTTGATTGGAGAAATCCACACAGTGATCTGAAGCACAAAGAGTCGCCAATAGGGAATGACACCAGTCATGACCTCAGCAGAAGCATTTCATTTTACTGGCTTTGACAGACAGTAACGTCTCCAATGCTACCCGCCCACCTGTAAGAGCATATACTGTAGGACACTGGAGTGCTGCTCCACCTCAGTTGACATTCCCTTCTTACTTTTCACTTATATAATAGCATCAATGATTTTCAAGAATACATCCTAATAGGCCCCTTTGGCGACTCGTTCTTGACATTGCAAAACTGTACAGATAAGTCTATTCCTAATGACACAATAGTTGGGACTGGGGGCTTATTCGGTAACGGGCGATACGGGGGTGTTCTGTTGAAGGGAATACCATGTTTAGCTGAACAGGCGAGTGTTTTGTGGGGGGCAACAGGTGATTGGCAATATACATAATTTGTCTGTTATGTTTAGGAGAATTTCATGTTTAAATGCTTACATGGGATGCTTACatgggtgtgtggttgtgcttAGAAGTTTACCAACTTTGGTTCAAAAAAGTAAATTTCATGCCAAGATATTTTAGGTAgaatttgtttttgcaatttcaTGCGATAAAATTTGTCATCAttccattatatattttttttgtctgtgctTGCTCATGCTCAACAGgtgagaaactgaaaaaagtAGGCCATGCATATTAAACTTAAGAACAGTTCCCACTTTAGATTAGTGGCTGTAAAAAACTTTGTAAAcctctcaccacctactccactcagctccttgttcaagcaatggtcctgtcccgcctggactattgcaattctctgctggctggccttccagcatctgccatcagacccctacaactgatccagaatgctgcagcccatctggtattcaatgttcccagacattcacatgtcacccccctgctctgcaacctccactggctgcctgttatggctcgcatcaaatttaaaactttggtgctcgcataccaggcagttaagggatcagcccctgtatatattcaatcccttatcaagacctatacaccaacaagacctcTCCGTTCTCTACTGTTGATTCGgctgtagcaccaaggctgtccccttgcctgacagtgacacccattggtgttcctgccatctgtgcttcaagttactggacatttatgtactttttctaattctgtaaagctgctttgcgacaaaggccctatacaaataaaataaaattgaattgaatgttttAATTCAATTGAATCATTAGATTGTGGTTTTCTTAGTCCATCGCTGCACATGGCAATCTGAAACGGAGCTACAAACCTACCAAGACCTAGCCAGAACACGAGCCAGAATGATCTTGTGGGTGTGTAGACAGGGTTGAGAATGGGGGAGAATGCGGTCTATGATATAAACACAGGAGCAaagcaaggaaagaaatcctgcatagtatgcctgaAACAAAATTAAGAGGCATCATTTCCTTAGTAATCATTCAAGCTGTGCAATATGCTCTTTTCTGATtgaatcacacttgcatttataggATTACGTTTTCCCCTAAATGAGAGATTTGTCTACAGATTTGTCATGATGCTTTTTGTTGCACATTATATCATGTAGTTTTTGCAGATTAAGCGATTCAAAATGTTGACAGCGCCCACTGTCACGTCCCGTGTCTCTGCttccttttcatgttttgagtttTACCCGTTCTGTTCCACACCCCTGCACCTGATTTGTGTTTCTTAATgtttcacacacctgattctcaTTTTCCTGTCCTGCTTCCAAGCCTGCTCCTAGTCCTGTTCCAGTCCCTTCGCCCAGCCGGTGGTCCACCGCCCTTCTCCTCTTCCAGGCCCCATCTCAATTCCTGCCTTTTCTCTCAGACTGATCTCCTGGTTTAGACCCTCACCTCCATTTGACTTGGTCTCGCCTGCTCTTCAtcaccctgtctgcctggaCTCTGACCCTCACCTGTCCCTTCATGACAAACTGCTCATCCTGTGTCGTTCCTGTTTACTAGCTGCACATGGTTCCTGGTAATCTCTTTGTGACAGCCTACTCACACTGTGTTTGAGTCGTTGTTCTGGCAATCATGTTAATTTCGCAATAAATTGTATGAATCCACTGCTGTAGGCTACCCACAACACCAATCAAAGAGAgaacattattttgtgttttattcatgttttatttatgctAATTATCGAGCTAAAATCCcggaatttttttaaaaaaaggtgttATCCGGTtaagacatttaccatttaaattaaGTGTGCTTTGCTTATCCAGTTAATCGATTAACCATGCATATGattgttcttgatctgtttgaCAAGCACTTTTTAGTTATCCAAAACAGGTACTCTTCTGTGCTCAATAAGAATGTTAAAATCAGAGATTTTATTTGAATACaatcaacaaaatatttttttagccaagcttaaaaaactatttacagGATTCATACTCAATGGATGGAAatctataaaatacaaaatactgaGAGAAGCACAGGCTACAAGTAGCCTCCTCTAAACTGTAGCTAAGGTCATGAACCAACTGCATTTAGTTCTGTGGTTCGCTACTGTAGTTAGCCAACTACACTGTTgacgagacacacacacacatacacaccacctgttgtctatttgtttagtccaccttctccccagccccgcctagattgtcaccttccctcatgtatttaaacctcagtctccgtttcacccattgtcagaacgttgatcatttcTAGAGCCAAATTCCTTGTACGCCTATATATTGAGATTCctgaagacacccctttgacTTCGATTTTCGAGCttgccttgttttgtttgcccaaCTGCTCtcctggtttttgattatctTGTTTCAGTGACTTCGATTTTTGCCTGGgtccttttgtacttttgccatTTGAtttactggatttttgacctttttgcctttttgccttttgctatttttgtttttggcattgtCTTGGATCTCTTGGTTTATGAACTCGGAATAAATAAcaacgtttttggattatcccctggtctgcgtctgggtcctcagtgccgtacataacaggAGGACTAGAGGTGATCCGCTTCCAGTGTAAAGTTTTCATAGAAATGGGAAGAACTGTgactgttgtggctgtgcttctTGTTCCAGTggatgctttttattttatcttcatttattttctattttaaagtGTAATGATCATCAGGTTGttcagcctatagcctagtggctaaggtgggTCAagatcctggtgtagccacaataagatccgcacagctgatGGGACCATGAGTAAGACCTTAACGCCTGACATAAAACACTATGCGCCTGcagtgtgttctgcaggtggaGCTATAgaatgtacaaaaacatttcactcaCTTTACCTGAGTTCCAGGTGTTGGAGCAGCTGGCCCAGGGCAGCTCAGAGCTGAAGGAGAAGTAGAGGTAGAAGAGGGCCCAGGCCAGGATGATCATATAACAGATGACATTGTAAATCAGGATCAGCTGACCTGCATAGCCAACCCCTGAAACAAATACAGATATaccacacatggacacactcaATTAACAGCTGGTAATGCCAATAATTGGTTTGAacggcaaggcccttaaccctgcattgctccaggggagagtttagcttagtctaatcaactatacgttGCTTTGAATAGGAGCCAAAtgccgaatgccattaatgtaatgtaatgtaatgtaatgtaatgaacagcaACTTGTGCAATCAATGGTTATGCACATGCCTGCTGTGGTTCCTCTTCACAATGACACTCCTGATAATAACACTGATGTCTTCTGCCTTGACAGACATTCTGAGCATATCACCAATAATCAGTAATATATTGTGAATATTTCTTCCTGTGCAATTACCCCATTTCCCCCCATAAGAGTAGAGTCCACCTCTTAGCCTCACTGATTCTGATGTAATAGTGCACGGTGGCAGTGTCAGTTATAATAGATTAATTTTCACAGGTGAACTTTGGTTTTGGAGAACATTCAATTCCCCTACTCTGTTGTTAACTGAGCGCTGCCCTGCAGGGCTGTAACCCTACTGCTGATTACCCATTTGCTCCCAGTGTATTTACTGACCTCAGGGCACCTCTCCATACTTGGATGCAAGGCAACTGGACACATAGAAACGGAAATTGGCCTGACCATCAGGGGTGATCAAAACAATAGAAGAGTCTAGAGCCACAATTAATAACCATTTCTCACTAATAGCAACACAGTATTTTCACAGTTTGCATTTTATATGTACTAATTGAGTTTGGAAATTTGCAGAACTGAACTCACACTGGCCACACAGGGAGATTTGTCTCTTCTCTCCATTGCTCCCTGTTGGCAAAGCCAAAGTGATCTCAGGTTTACCCATTTGCCCACAGAGGTTTCTGGCCTCTCACCCTCAGCCAATGGGCACAGCTTCCTCCAGCAGGTGATGGCCCCCTCCCGGGTGTACTGCCCCATGGCAGTCTCCAGCAGGAACAGGGGTATCCCACAGGTCACCACAAAGACCAGATATGGCACAAGGAATGCTCCTGCAGACACAACCACAATCAAAGTTAACATTCAAGATAAATCTTCAATCACCAGTCCCACAACTGGTATTTGAACAAAACCAGAGATGTTTAGTTTCAGATTGTTAGCAATCTGTGACTAAGTACTAAACAGACTAAGCACTAAACAATTCACCATTCAGAATAAGCAATTATGTAAATTAATACTCATTTAGAGCATAGTACGTTTACAGGTACTTTTAACATATAAATCAAACGAAAAGTTCATTTAAGCTCATGCTTACTCAGATTCATTGACATACTCAGTCACACTtattcacactcacagtctctctcctgatctctctctctctcactgataTTCCCACTCACCGCCGCCATTCTTGTAGCAGAGGTATGGGAACCTCCACACGTTTCCCAGCCCCACTATGCTCCCTGCCACTGCCAGGAGGAACTCCACCTtactcccccactgccccctctcctccaatgGCCTTTCTGcagtctccctctccttcttcatCCCTTCTGCTGACCGTTCCATACTCTCTGATTATGTTCTGTCTAGACACAGTGAGCGGAGATCAAACAGAGGCTGATGTTTTACTGTACCTGCTGACTGAGACACCTCTACACAGTGTATACTGGTCACTAACCAATGAGTGACAAGCTGTTCTGAAAACATGATGTATAAAGTGAGCTAATCAGAAACTGTATTAAGAAAAATTGTAGCGTCTTAAAACTAcactgcagtccataagtatttggacactgacacatttcttgttgtttttgctctgtactccagctaACAAGCAGGGTTTCTACATCAATATTGGGTTAACCTTGTAGGAATTATGACACTTTTTATAAATAATCACCCCAATTTTAggtgaccaaaagtaattgcagAAATGCATactaactgaaataaagtcatctTATTTAATATTAGATCAGCCCAAGTTCTAGACTGCTACAATGTGGCTttgtaaataagtaaattaagttttatttatttagcactttTCAAAACAGAGTTTACAAAGGGCTTCCCATCATGAGAAAACAtacatgaacatacacacaacccAAAAATAGCAAGTATGAAAGAGCAAATCACATTTACaaacattggattttaaaagaAATGCTTCTAatgcaaaacataaaaatatatacaggcataaaatgataataataagaagGAATGtacaaaagagaaataaaaataagtaagaATAAAAAGCTGACCTATAAAAATACGTCTTTAAAACATTAAACAGATGCAGCTGACCTAATGTGTAATGGGAGGTGGTTCCAGAGAGCGGGGGCTAGAACTGTAAATTACCAGGATGTTAAAAAGACAGATAAAATCATGGTTAAGCAATTCGCACTGTTGAAATGAGGTGTCCTTGGtctggcattacattacattacattaatggcacttggcagaaactcttatccaaagcgacgtacaacaaagtgcaaagtgcatacccataaccagggataagtattACTTAATACCGTACTACGCAAATATCTGAATATACAGCTTatctagccaaacaaaactagcaaaggtatcatcctaataagacaagtgaataaaacaaataaagacaACAGTCAAGGTTTACAGGCAGGCAGgtagggaggggcggggagaggtgcagcttcaagaggtgcgtcttcagtctgtgcttgaaggtggtaaGACATGGACACTAATCTTGTTTACAGATGGATGTTTATGTGCAGAACTTCTCCAGCAATATCTAAAACTCTAGCTCCTGGGAAGCAAAATGTAACAGTTGATCTCACTCTAGTATCCCTGCCAATTTAGTCGGCCAAGGAACAGGAACGCAGAACACTGAAACAGGATGATGAAAGCATGGCTTTGCTCGTGGAATAGGGTGGCTCGGCGGTCTGGTATGGTGACCTGCTGGAAGGGCAGTTTGTTAGGTTGCCGCAGACGGGGATGGTGGAGCGAGCATGTGCAGGAGAAGAGTGTGGAGTACTTGTCATAGAGGAGCCTACCAGCACGTCCAGGATGGTGAACATGTTGATCAGGTGGAGTTACTCAGGTGGAGGGGAGCGGGAGAAGCACCTTCCACAGcgttccccccctcccccctccccccacccgcTACAATCCAAGGCTCTGTTGAGCATGGTGCGGAGCTGATCAGGGCCTTGGGTCTCGCTCCTAGCCGAGTCCAAGGACCTCTTAGCCTGGAACGGCACACTGTTCGGGTGTGGGACAGCAACGAGACAGCAGAGACTGTAGCAGGAGCTGGGGCCACCAGCGAGTCAGTGAGCTGCTCGTCTTCTTTTATCTGATAGAGAACGAAGATTCTGCCTTCGAGCGCCTCAGTGATTGTCTGGCTGAAGCGAACACaactcacacagccagactGAGAGGTGAGGCTTTTCCCTTCTCTGATGTTGCCCCACAGGCTGTTACAGAACAGCCTGTGTCCTAAACTAAGACTAAATTTGACAAAGAATAGCGAgctttatataataataataataataataataacaataataataataataattataataataatagctgtaCATGCAGACTGCAGCTGAAAGTGCTTGACAGGAATGctaaaaacaaaaggcaaaaacagaGGAAAGCAATCATAGCACAGCAATCATAATCAGTTATAAAGGtttaaaacattgatttttaaacataaaaataaaaagaattaaaatgaaaacataaacacagggagaatatagaatataaaaagaaaaatgtacattgaaatgaaaacatgaataaaaataaaatagtataaAAAGGCTTTGCAGAGCTGTTAGACGGCTGTGACCAGAAATGTTTCAGGC encodes:
- the LOC133108710 gene encoding sodium- and chloride-dependent GABA transporter 2-like; the protein is MERSAEGMKKERETAERPLEERGQWGSKVEFLLAVAGSIVGLGNVWRFPYLCYKNGGGAFLVPYLVFVVTCGIPLFLLETAMGQYTREGAITCWRKLCPLAEGVGYAGQLILIYNVICYMIILAWALFYLYFSFSSELPWASCSNTWNSDHCVDFSNQNLTANWTQQPNSSSSAATEFWERRVLLISGGIEEVGSVRWELLLCLIMIWVISYFCIWKGVKSTGKAVYFTATFPYLMLLVLLIRGLTLPGALQGVEFYLYPDPSRLADPQVWMEAGAQIFFSYSLGVGTLTVLGSYNTYNNNCYKDSLWLCLLNSGTSLVAGFAVFSVLGFMAHEQGVPIEEVTESGPGLAFIAYPQAVAMMPLPQLWATCFFIMIILLGLDTQFVGLEVVMTSVTDLFPKVLRRSGRREIFLLLFCLTCFVLELVMVTQGGMYVFQLLDYYACNGVCMFFVCVFKVLAMGWLFGAERMMDVIEDMTGERPSLIFKLCWLYFTPLVTLGSFIFSVVKYQPLTFNRWYVYPDWAYVLGWLLALSSVVLVPGWSLVKLSISTGTLRQRWSHLCDPGDDLPLTRKQMAEREHAITATEMEELMTN